The genomic window CGGCTACGAGGCGCGCATCCGCGAGTTCCTGGCCTGGCGTCAGCGCCGGCGCGAGGAGGACGAGTGAGCGCTCCCCAGCTGCGGCGCCTCGAGGCCGCCGACCTGCCCGCGGCCATCGCGCTCTGGGCGCGCGCGGGCATACGGCTCACCCTGAGCGACCGCCTCGACGAGCTCGAGCGCCTGCTCGCGCAGAACGCCGACACCTGTCTCGGCGCCTGGGACGGCGGCGCGCTGGTGGGCGCGGCGCTCGGCACCTTCGACGGCCGCCGCGCCAACCTCTGGCACCTGGCGGTGGCGCCGGAGCGGCGGGGCGAGGACATCGCCACGGCGCTCATGGCGGCGATCGAAGGGGTGTGGCGGCGCATGGGCGTCGTGAAGGTGAACTTTGCCGTGGAGGAGGCGAACCGGGGAGTGCTGGGCTTCTACGAGAAGCTGGGCTACCATGGGCGCGAGGACGTCTTCCTGGTGAGCAAGGTGTTGCGAGAGGACTAGCGGTGGCCGAACGACGCGAGTGGTGGGAGACCTTCTTCCGTGGGCCCTGGCTCCGCTATCAGCAGAGCATGGACGCCCCCGACCTCGTGGCCCCGCCCGCGGACTTCCTCGAGGCCGTGCTCGACCTCAGCCCCGGCGAACGCGTGCTCGACGCCCCCTGCGGCGAGGGCCGCCTCGGCCGCGAGTTCGCCCGCCGCGGCTACCGGGTGACCGGCCTCGACGCCACGCGCTCGCTCCTCGCCGCCGGCCGCCGCAAGGCGCGCGCGGAGGGCCTCGACGTCGACTGGGTGCAGGGCGACATGCGCCGCCTGCCCTGGCGGCGCCGCTTCGACCTCGTCCTCTGCTGGTGGGGCAGCTTCGGCTACTTCTCCGACGAGGAGAACCGCCGCCACGTCCGCGCCGTGGCCCGGGCGCTGAAGCCCGGCGGCGTCTTCGCGCTGGACCTGCACAGCGCCGAGACGCTCTTCCCCAGCTTCGCGCGGCAGACCTGGAGCGAGCGCGAGGGCGTCGCCGTGCTCAGCGCCAACCATTACGATACCGAGACCGGCCGCGTGGAGACCGAGTGGACCCTCCACGACGGCGCCGGCGGTCGCCCGCGCCGGGCGACGAGCAGCATCCGGGTCTACACGCTGCACGAGCTGCGCGCGCTGTTCCTGGCCGAGGGCTTCAGCGAGTGCCGCGCCTTCGGGGACCTGGAGGGCGCTCCCTTCGAACTGGACGCCCGCCGCCTGATCCTGCTCGCCACCAAGGCCCTGGACTGAAACACACGAGACACGAAGGAGACGCCGTGAAGCGCAACGCCATCGCAATCCTGATCATCGCCCTCGCCCTGCCCACCCTGGCGGCGGCGGACGACGTGACCGACGCCATCGATGAAGGCCTTGCCGCCTACAAGGCCAACCGCTTCGGCGACGCGGCCAGCTCGCTCGAGTACGCCGCCGCCCTGATCAAGCAGCAGAAGGGTGAGGCGATCGGCGTCGTCTTCCCCGACGCGCCTGCCGGCTGGTCGCGCGAGGAGCCCCAGTCCGGCGCCGCCGGCGCGGCGATGTTCGGCGGCGGCGTGTCCGCCAGCTGCGACTACGAGCAGGACGGCGGCGATGGGCAGATGTCCATCCAGATCATGAGCGACTCGCCGGTCATCGCCACGCTGTCCATGGCGCTGTCCAATCCCATGCTCATGGCCTCGGACGGGGCCAAGCTCACCAAGTTCGGGGGCAACAAGGCCCGCGTGAAGTTCGAGAATGGCAGCGGCGAGATCCAGGTGCTGGTGGAAAGCACGGTGCTGGTGACCCTGAATGGCAGCGATCTGCCGAGCAAGGAGCCGCTGACCGGCCTGGCCGAGGCCATCGACTGGGACGCCCTGACGAAGATCGCCCGCGACAAGTAGTCTTGCGGCCGATTTAGACGGTATGCGATTGCTATAGCGGATTCCGCTCTGCGCGGCCCTCCATTCCCCGGAGGGCCGCGCGGCTTTTTGCGCCGCGCCCCTCGCGCCGCGCGGAGGGACGCTCTACACTGTGGGCCGCCAACGGCAACTCCGCTCAGCGCTCCTGGAGGAGATCCCTTGCGCCGTCCCTGGCACATCCCCCTTCTCAGCCTGCTCCCGCTCGTCGCCGCCGGCGGCCTCTGCGGGGCCTCGCCGACGTCCGTCCCGGGCCCGCTGCTGGGGCCGGAC from Candidatus Latescibacterota bacterium includes these protein-coding regions:
- a CDS encoding GNAT family N-acetyltransferase, with translation MSAPQLRRLEAADLPAAIALWARAGIRLTLSDRLDELERLLAQNADTCLGAWDGGALVGAALGTFDGRRANLWHLAVAPERRGEDIATALMAAIEGVWRRMGVVKVNFAVEEANRGVLGFYEKLGYHGREDVFLVSKVLRED
- a CDS encoding class I SAM-dependent methyltransferase, with the translated sequence MAERREWWETFFRGPWLRYQQSMDAPDLVAPPADFLEAVLDLSPGERVLDAPCGEGRLGREFARRGYRVTGLDATRSLLAAGRRKARAEGLDVDWVQGDMRRLPWRRRFDLVLCWWGSFGYFSDEENRRHVRAVARALKPGGVFALDLHSAETLFPSFARQTWSEREGVAVLSANHYDTETGRVETEWTLHDGAGGRPRRATSSIRVYTLHELRALFLAEGFSECRAFGDLEGAPFELDARRLILLATKALD